CGCCGAGGAGACATGGCATCCTCCCGCTCGCCGTCTGAGCCAAAGCGTCCcccctgccgccgccgccgccctctGCCTGCCGCGGGGAGCTGGAGGCAGCGCCTGCATTCCGGGCGTCTGGCGGGGCTGCCCCTGCCGCACttctgagcagggagctgctccagcagcggGACTCGGGGCTCCCGCTCGCCCCAGCTCCTGTTACACCTCATGGGGGTGTCATTTATCTGGATGTGTACTTGGTGTGTCCGGCTGACGCATCGCTGTTGCGATCTGTTGTATGCATTGCCGTAGCTCCAGCTGCCTTTGGAAGTAGCATTGCTCAAGTGCATTTCTTTGAATGCCGTATTAAGTCTACAGTGAGGCCCCGATCCGCGAACTGATCTGCATGGGTGGACCCCTGCAGCCGTGAGGATTCAATTGTAGGATTGGGGATTTAAAGTACAAAAGTTAATATTGGAGGATCCAGGAGCATTGTTAACTTGTCCAATCATGTTACACACATGCAGTATTTCTACTCGTTTTCTTGGTGTGTAATATATTAGTATACATTGTTCAATAGGTATAGTACATGTGCCCATATTAACGCTCCTGCACAGAGAGTAAATTGCATTTCCAAACTTTGAGTTTTCACTTTCTGACCCTTAATACTAAActaatatttgggttttttttttaaatttgttggaaaagagaagaaaaaaattaccTTCTGTTAATAATGGCAGTATTTGTATGGACCCGGTGAGGTTTTGAAGCTCATGCCTCGTTGAAATGTATTGGGAAAGTACAGTTCCATcccatccctgctgctgctgtttggctGGAGACCATTTTCTGCAAGGCTGGCTTAACAGGGCAGCAGCACATCTCTTTATGTAGTGATAGCTGTATCTTTAGAAAGGCAAAAGAGACATTTGCTTTGGAATGAAATACTGGAATGTACAGAGTATCTGTGAAAGGATTGAAAATTGTGGTGAAATTATAAAGTCAGGGATTCATTGTTCCTTTTCCCTTCACCCCTGGAATTTTTCTAATGTTCTTTATGTTAgcctttggggggtggggggagagggagaggacaaGGATTTTGCTGTGTGTATTTCACTCAGATATTTACAATTCACTTCTTTCAGTTCTAGCAACACCTGTAGAGGAGCAGTACTTGTACCTAGCAGGTTAGGCAGAGAAAATATGTCACAGAAAGACTAGAATTCATTAAGTTAATTTAAATaataggttctgatcctgcaaacacttaagtacaCGTATAGCTTTATACTTGTGAGTAGCCAATTGATTTGAATAGGATACTGATGAAGGGCATAAAGTTACATAGGTGCATAAACCATTGCACGATTAGGGCCACAGCACATGCCCATTGAACTAGTGCCCCGTGACCCCCatctaggggccgtgctcctcttgacctgctgcttacaaacaggggagaattggtaggggaagtagaagtgggtggcaacctaggcagcagtgaccatgagatggttaagttcaggatcctgacaaaaggaagaaaggagagtagcaaaatacagaccctggacttcagaaaagcagacttttactcctttagggaactgatgggcaggatcccttgggaagctaatatgagggggcaaggagtccaggagagctggttgtattttaaagaagccttattgagggtgcaggaataaaccatcccgaagtgcagaaagaatagcaaatatggcaggcgaccagattggcttaacagtgaaatcttcggtgagcttaaactccaaaaggaagcttataagaagtggaaatttggacagatgactagggaggagtataaaaatactgctcgagcatgcaggggtgtaatcaggaagaccaaggcacaattggagttgcagctagcaagggatgtgaagggtaacaagaggAGTTTccacaggtatgttagcaataagaagaaggtcagggaaagtgtgggacccttactgaatggtggaggcaacatagtgacagattatgtggaaaaagttgaagtactcaatgctttttttgcctcggtcttcacagacaaggtcagctcccagactgctgcactgggcaacgcagtatggggaggaggtgagcagccctcagtggtgaaagaacaggttaaggattatgtagaaaagctggacttgcacaagtccatgggttcAGATCtgatgcatccaagggtgctgagggagttggctgatgtgattgcagagccactggccattatctttcaaaattcatggcgattgggggaggtcccggacgattggaaaaaggcaaatacagtgcccatattttaaaaagggaagaaagagaacccggggaactacagaccggtcagcctcacttcagtccccagcaaaatcatggagcaggtcctcaaggaatccattctgaagcacttggaggagagaaaggtgatcaggaacagtcaacatggattcaccaagggcaagtcatgcctgaccaacctgattgccttctatgatgagataactggctctgtggatatggggaaagcagtggacgtgatatatcttgactttagcaaagctgttGATATagcctcccacagtattcttaccagcaagttaaaaaagtatggattgggtgaatggactataaggtggatagaaagctggctagattgtcaggctcaacggtagtgatcaatggcttgatgtctagttggcagccggtatcaagcagagtgccccagggctccgtcctggggccggttttgttcaacatcttcattaatgatctggataaggGGAttaattgtaccctcagcaagttcgcagatgacatgaagcttgggggagaggtagatatgctagagggtagggatagggtccggaGTGACCTAgactaattggaggattgggccaatagaaatctggtgaggttcaacaaggacaagtgagaatcccatgcacagctacaggctggctaagcagcagttttgcagaaaaggacttggggattacagtggacgagaagctggatatgactcagcagtgtgccctcgttgccaagaaggccaacggcatattgggctgtattaataggagcattgccagcagatcgagggagtaTTGCGTACcgttttgcccccccccccccccgcaccgaagggatgtggacaaattggagagagtccaacagagggcaatgaaaatggttagggggctgaggcacgtgacttacgaggagaggctgagggaactgggcttatttagtctgcaggagagaagagtgaggggggatttgatagcagccttcaactacctgaaggggggttccaaagaggatggagctaggctgttcttagtagtggtagatgacagaacaagaagcaatggtctcaagttgcagtgagggaggtctaggttggatattaggaaacactatttcactaggagggtggtgaagcactggaatgggttaccgagggaggtggtggaatctccatccttagaggtttttaaggcctggcttgacaaagccttggctggaatgatttagttggtgttggtcctactttgagcaggggattggactagatgacctcctgaggtccctaatattctatgatctataGTCTCTTGGTTGTttgtttcttaaaacaaaaaaaccaaaatccaTACTTAGCCAAGGGACTACTTACTCATCAAGGGTTATGGCTGCAGTCGTGCAAAGACTTACATGTGCTTTACTTCACATACTGTAAAATACCGGACTGTGCTTACTGTGTAAAGTTGCAtaaaagtctttgcagaatcagggtctgtTTATTTACATATAAAGTTTTAAGCGTCACCTGTCTtgagtgtgtgtgtaaaataaagtGCGCATATTTAGTCCCCCACTCTCTCAACATTCAAAAATGGGTaaactacattttttttcaaaaatttgaaaGGGGAATAATAGCTTTCATATGTGACAAGCATAGAGAGTCTAAGCCAaaatgctttgggtttttttgtttgttttttacagaaagCCAAGAGTGTCTGAGAACAGGGAGTTATGCTGAAAccattttgcaaccttaactctagtATATTGCAAAATACCAAAATGTTCAGTGTATCGTTTACTGAAAAGACTGTGGATACAAGAAGTGACTTTCAGGAAAGTTTATTTTGGCTGCTTGATAATGACCCTTGTTCACTTTTCTTGGAGGTATGTGGGGACTAAcattaattttccttttaaattcttataaaacccaaaaggaaaaatacataaaTTCATAGGTCTGACTTACATTATTGGCCTCACATAGAGAAAGCTGAGATCACAAAAGCTTAGTACTTCATCAAACAGTCTTGAAAATCAGTAAGCATCCAAGtagctttactcatgtgagtagtcctattgattcCTATGGGGTTACTCAtgtacttaagtgtttgcaggatcagatccttgaGTACTAGTTTATACTTAACAAACCTTACAGAGATTTAGGCTGTATTTTGAACTGCTACAGGAAGGTGAGCATTTGCTGGTGGTCCTTAGAGAATTGTCTGGTCACATACTTAACACTCTCCTTATTCTTAGCTGCTGAATTTCATTAAAAGAATCTAAAATACATTAAACACTTTCCAGATAATATTTTTCCATATCAGCAATTGCTCTTGTTGACACATGGAAGCTATGTGAACATGAATGGGAGAGAAATTTGTTTGTGTAATTGTGAATGAAAGAGAAGGTGCCAATGAGACAATCTCTCTGTTAAACTGTGATACGTGTATGAGAATGTCTGAGAACACCTGGATGATGGAAAACAGTTTATAGTTTACCAAGCTAGGACATTTTGGCAGGAATTTTGGGAGTATTTGTAATGATCCCTTCCTCCTGCAGAACTTTTATTggaatatttaatatttacaatCTATGGGCTGCTATACTTTACATAGCACCATAAGGGGACACACGGTGTTACATTATAAACCGTAAGAATTGGACTTCTCCCCAAATCCCAAAGAGttattctcacaacaaattttgtGGTGATCTGCTGTGGTATATTAACTCTTGAACATGATAAAAAATTTCCCCTGGCCTGATATTTAATAGGATTTGAATTTACCAGTTTTTCTTCCAGTCATAATGATTTGGGGCGGTCACTTTTCTTCCTCGTGTTTGGTGAAATATTTTAGGGATTAtaatttttttataatatatatatatatatatataaatatttataaatatatatacacacacacacacgatatgAAATATGAGGGGGGATTTTAACTTTGACAGCCAGAGCCAAGAGGAAGTTATTAAAGCAGGGACAGAACAGGGTTCCTCCATGAGGTGGGAAGTAATTTCCCCGAAAGCCTTGTTCTGAAGCAGTATGAGTCATCTGAGTGGAAATTGTCCCAGTGGCATTTTCTGCCCTCCTAGTGAGGGGACTAAGACGAAATCCCTGCTGACTAGCAAAATACTGACTTTGAGGCTAAGGAATccatcaaaaatatttgaaatatctGAGGATAATTTAACTGGTATactggcctgattttcctctgtgTGGGAGAAGCTTTGTGATACTGTGTGTGCAAAGCAGCCGTGGTTCAGCTGCCTGCTGGAGGATTCTGAGTGATGGAGAGTTGTTGTAATGGTTCCTATGCTGTATCCCTTACTGGCATAGGGGAAGTGTGGGAAGAAAGGAACGTGAACTAGCATCCATATGCCCCAGTAAAACACAGTTACCTTCAGACTACTCTAATTTATGCTAGGGACCTGAACTGGCATCAGAACAGTCCAGGACTGAGGATGGGTAAGGTGCAAAGGGTCTTGACTTGGACCAAGCCCTCCTTAGGTGGGCTCAAGGGTCAGAATCATTGTTGctatgggtcagattttcaaatacTTTTAGATGCTTACAGATACTGATGGGCACTTaatgggactttcaaaagcacctaaacagaagacaatgggaattaggcacctagccTGCTTAGCAGCCCAAGACGCCTCTctgtagatgcctaaataccttttaaaatttgACCCTGTGTAACCAGATGAGAGTGTTGCAGTAATAACAAATTCTCAGTAACAACAAATTCTCGTGTGCAGCAAAACATTTGTATCTTGGTAGAGTTTAGCTAGTTTTTTAATGTGAATTTTAAACATAGGGACACATCACACTTTTCTAAAAAATATCAAATGATAGTACCAATCTGAGGTCAGTTTACATGCATTCCACTGTATGTAGCAGGAAAGAATAATTGTTTATCAAAGTAAAGATGTAGACAGAGCATGGGCAAAAAAGAATGAACTTGTATACAGTCTGTTCATATTGATGGTTCTACCAGGTTAAAATCTGTCACCTTAACATAGTCTTTCCATGACTTTCCAAACACTCAGGCTTTGACTCAAGGTTACTCTTCATTCCCAAAACAAATTAACAATTTCTTCTACTAATGTAATGGGACATTTATCACTAAAATCTCCTCTATCCATCTCTAgaagtggtgggcaacctgcagcctgtcacAGTAATCTGCAGGCGGGCtgcaagacagtgtttacattgaccatctgcagctcccagtggccgcggttcgctgttcccagccaatgggagctggggaagcagtgtgggctgcagggatgtgctggctgttGCTTCAcacagctcccatgggccaggaatggcgaaccgcggccactgggtgctgcaggcagccatgcctgcggacggccaatgtaaacactgtcttgtggcctgccagtggattaccctgacaggctgtgtgtggcccatgggccacaggttgcccaccactgagctaTAGCTTTACAagggattaaaaaataaaaattcataatTTGTACTACAGGATCATGTAGAACTTCAGGTGTCTGTCACATTCTAATGAAAGGTGTAGCTGAACTTCACGTGAAGCATTGGATTTTCTTTCTCttagttaaaatgaaaaaagtggATCAAGAAGATAAGCATCTCTCATATTGCAGGAAACTGTATTTGTACCAAAATAGCTTTTGTTAACTGCTACATAAGGATATACGGCCTCTGCAAAGGAATCCCCTAGTGCTGGCTCATTGATTATAGTGAGATTTTTCCTGCAGTGATCTTTTGCATGATCAAGATTTAATTTATGGGAGTTTGGAAATGGCAAGCTGAGAGTCTTGTCTCAGCTGTATGCCAGGTTTTCAGGGATTTTCATTAATAGAATGCCAGGTTTTCATTCATAGACTTGTTTCTGCTTGCTCTTTCCTTAACTACATACTGTAACTGCCCACTGTGCATGGGGAGTTCCAGGCTGATGAACACCACATCTGTGTAAGTTAAGTGGGAGAAGAATCTTAGATAGTTCCTTTTTGGTGAGCGAAGTCTTAAGCACCAAGGGCTTGATCCAGAACCCAGTTAAATTAATGGaggtctttccactgactttaatgggctttgaatcaggccttaatGTTCTAATGGAGATGGACTCCAGTAGTTGTGTTACAGTCCCCTATACCTCCAGGTGTGTTCATTGTATAAACTTTGTAGTTTTAAGCTAGAATTAGTGATGCTTTGATGTTTGACACAGAAAGGCACACATTAATATAAAATCTATATTgaaacaaatgcagaattataTTGATTGAAATTTTGTAGGTGGTGACAGTGGATTGGATGGGTTAGGAGGACCAGGAGTACAACTTGGAAGCCCAGATAAGAAAAAGCGCAAGTCAAATACACAGGTAAATTGCTTCTGATGTTCTCAATATTTTGAATAAATAACACACTCAGATGTTGCTTACTAATATGACTATCTCTTTCATCTAGGAATATCAGTCCTTTATCACAGGCGCAGATTAGTAGCTTTCCAGTATTTTATAATTAAGTGTTTAGGTAAAATCTTAGATCCCTCTCCATCCCCCTACTGGTTACTAGTAACGCCCGTTGAAGTTCTTTTAATCCCTGGAGATTGCTTGTATCCTGCAACGGGAGAATATAAAGTCTTTGGTAAAGATGCACGGAGTGAACAGGCTGTTCATTCAGTCATGTGGACATGGTTCCGAGGAACAGAATTTAATTCCCAGCCTTCAGTTGTTTGGTGTGACTCTCCAGGGTATGAGTGGTAGCTGCGGGCTGCTGCTTTCTCCATATATGAAGGTTTGTGGACTAATGGATCCATACAGTTCATGAACCCATTGGCCACACCTTTAGTACACCCTTATAATGCTTTCCAATGCAGGGAGCCATGAAGCACACTTGGTACATTGAATTTATACCATTTGGCTCTTCTGTCCACTGGAAATGTATGGCTTCCATTTCCTGAAATGGGGCTTTCAGAGAGTGTGTGGGAAGACATAGGATTTGGGTGCTAATGCAAAACACAGATATTGATCATCACCTGTAAAGTAGAATTGTCCTCTCCTGTGTCCACTCAGCACTCTGTCTCAGAATATCTGCTATTAGTTACTTTGTGGCAAATAATGAGAATAATCTTATTCAGGTAGGGCCAGTTACCACCTTGTGATATGcatgcccaattcccattgacttgggtGTCTACTTGAACAAGCAAAAGCAATAGTGGTGAAACCCGCTGTTGTAGGCATATTCAATTAATTTCAGACTTTTGGATGTCTTAGTTCTCTCTAATAATGAAGCTTTCCTTTCGCAGCAGAATGACGATAAATATAATGGTGTTTCAGATCAAGTTCCTCCTCTTTTGTTACCTCTAATAAGGTTTGCAGGGCAACAGAAATCTGGAGAATCATTTCCCCAGCCGAGGCTACTAaatatttggggccaaattctcgcCTTCTGTGCATGAGGGAGCTATGTGGGGGTGAGCAGGCCAGAACTCTCCCCACAAACTGGACCAGAACGACAGTCAGTTGTGCAGTTACTCTCTACAGTCATTTATGCAGCCTCTGCATCCACTAAACCCCAcatgctcccagcccagccccacaaaGTGCTGTAGTAGAGCAGATCCCTCTGGTTCACAGAAGATGGAGAGTCCCGCTGGGCAGATTGTCTCCTGCCTGTACACCTTGCAGCATGGATACAGTAGTATTGCTATCTTTTAAGTCTTGCATAGCCTCATCAAAAGTGGGATGGGTCAGGGGAAAGATTTGCCCTTTAATTTAGTGAATTTAGCCtgagaggaaacaaaggaaaatcTATTTTAAACGGTATTTAAACATGAGTTTTTATGTTTTAATTATATGATTTTGCGGGAATCCTGCTTTTCTTAaataaaagaaggaaacaaaaccaCACAGTGAGCATTTTTGGCAGCATGTTGTACAGCtgcacagtttttaaaaatagtgaaaTTAATCTAAATCACTTTAACGGCATCATGAGTTTTATGAAATAGCTCTTAAGACAAACTCAGAAAATATTTGGTAAAATAAGAGTATGTACTCCAGCCACAGAACTCAGTTGGTTTCAGTCAGGGTTCTGTGTGGGAGACAATGCAGGATCAGACTCCTAATAATATAAAGACCAACAGTGGCATTAGACCGGTATACCTGCAAAGGGATCCACTCTTCCAGGGGCTGCTGTATCACAAAAATCACCACCACAACTGGTGCCCATATTGGCAGTCTTGCAAGAGAGGCCCAGGGAGGAATGAGCCTGGAGCCTGaactattctctctctccctttctgatGAGACTTAAGGCTCACTGGCAGAGTAGTTTGGGGAAGCTTACACTGACTGTTGCTGCCCATGTGGCACCTAACTGAATAAACAGAAGACTTTGGTTCCCTCATGCTGCCAGTCCAGCTTCTTTATGGTTGAAAGCCCATGTGTTCTTGTAGGGAAGTTTATACGAATGCTAATTTAAATATTATATTCTAAATATTTTCAGGgatcttcctttcctcctccatcTGAATATGCTCCACCGCCGAATCCAAGTTCAGACCACCTTGTAGCAGCTAACCCATTTGATGATAACTATAATACTGTCTCCTATAAACCCTTATCTTCAGGAAGTCCTTATTTCAGCAATCCTGGTTACCCTGGTTTTGGAGGTTATAACACTTTCAGAATGCCACCTCACATGCTGCCCAGAATGTCCTCGCCATATGGTGGTTCTTACACCCTCAGAAACCAGCCACACCCACTTCCTCAGAACCCTGTGGGAATGGGTTTTAATCGACCTCATGCTTTCAACTTTGGTCCACAGGATAACACAGGTTTTGGAAATCAGCCATCTTATAACAGTGGTCAAATGAGTCAAAATATCAATATGCCCAGTCAGTACTTCAGACCAAATCCTGGTGAGAACTTTGGTCACATTCCTCCACAAAATACTAGTCAAATACCACACCCTGACATGACATCTAACTTTGGACCTGCAAGCAATCCAAATTTTAATTCCCAGTTAGATTCAAACCATTCTTTTGTTCCACCACCCAACACCTACAATCAGACAAAACCATCAGCACAAAAGCAAGACTTCAGTCAAGGTGCAGGCAAAACTTCCAGCCAGAACACTGCTACACATCAGCATCACCACAGAACAGATGACATCATGAACCAAGGTAGTGCTGACTTAAAAAACGTTAATCGAAACAGTGTAGTAAATCAAGAGAGCAACCATTCTCATAATGCAGATAACACTAACAGTAGCCATGCTAATGGGACTCAGAGCAAGTCCCGTCAGCCTAGGGTTACAGCTGAAGGATGCAACTCTGAAAAGAGCAGCAAAACATCTCTCCACCCCAGTCGTCATGGTCATTCATCCTCTGAGCCAGTCTATCCATGTGGAATTTGTACACATGAAGTTAATGATGACCAGGATGCCATCTTGTGTGAAGCTTCTTGTCAAAAGTGGTTTCATCGGATTTGCACGGGCATGACTGAGTCAGCTTATGGCCTCCTCACTGCAGAAGCATCAGCAGTATGGGGCTGTGATACTTGCATGGCTGAAAAGGATGTCCAGTTGATGCGTACTAGGGAGACTGCAGGGCCACCCGCATTGAATACTGATGGATGACAACATCTACTGATGCAGTATTGAAATACATACTACAGAGGTGTAGCTCATAATGGTGTACTTCATTTTCTATAGACAATCaaggttggtttggttttttgttttttgggttttttttgcttttagtCTAACTATCTTCACGTGAAATTCCATCTGTTTCTGTGTTCTTTGTTTTATGCCTGTTTATGTGAGTATTTAAACTTTGATCAGAAACACAGACAACGTTTGAAGATCCAAAATATGACTGGTATTTGTTTGATCACAAGCAAGTTTTGCATTAAAAAATGAATTACTGGAATTATTGAATTATTGATGTCAGAACATCTGCCTCAATGAATACAGGCTGCCAGATAGTGCTGAGCCTTGATGGTACTATATATTGGAAACATTCATTATTGTTATGTTTTATGAATGTCCATTACTGTTTTGCTCATATACAATGCTATCTGTCCTGTGGGtaggagaaaaggtggaggaggtGACATGGAGAAAGAGGAGTACTAATGAATTTTATTTTAGGATGAGCACtaaggatttaatttttttttcttattctgcATCTGAAACAATGAAGCAATGTTGCATTTGATTGTTTTAGTATTTGTGATGTTTACACTGCAGATTACAGTGCCTCCTGACTTCTCAGCAAATATTTAATAGCTGAGAACTCTAGTGAAGCCTTGCGTtactaaaatatttacaaaatatatcctagcattacatttaaaataacatcaaggttgcaaagtcaagcactcaaaagttagggaatgccagaatctggccctttctgTGCATACACAGTAGGAAATAGTCTTTAATTTGACATGATTGCATGCTTCCTCCTAGGTGCCAGAGCACCAGCTGGCAGAGCATTGACAGCACAAGAGAGACCATCTCCCTGCTCTCATATTTACTGAGCTtgtgtgaactgtgatttttttcagtgtctTGTAATTTGGCCAACTTGGGTGAATTTTTATACGGCTTGGAAAAATTGTGATCTACCTGTCAAACCTCAAGTCCCTGTCCAAAGTATGGAAGTGATAGAGCTTCTCAATTTAAATAATTCTAAGATATATTTTAACATCGGCAACACAGCATATTTTTCCTAAACTTGTTCTTGGACACAGCTAAACTGTTGAATTTTCCAGACACCCGGCATGAAAATTCAACCCGaacagttaaaatttggcaaagttataagcaactgaaaatgaggtTTTATAATGAAAGGTGTTGGGCAGCCTTAATAATAGGTAGCACTACTAGATCTGTCTGTTATATTTACCCTTATGCTAATGAGTtataataataaatcattaaAACCAAACCACACTTGTCAAACATGACAGATGCTAATCAtcttgcttaatgcactacttgaaggcgctcagatactgtggtggtaaggatggtataagaacctaaatagaataAAAACATAAAAGTCATTTTGTGATATATCATCattcttttaattaattttgatTGTTTATTAATTCAGTAGTTTACAAGGTTCCCCCACTGAGTGTGAAttagtgaggttctactgtaactgtGCTTCTAAACATTACTTGGAGATGTGCTGTCCTTTTGGTATATGTGTGTAGCTCCCCACTAATGTTATAGGTTATGTATGAGCATAAAGGGCTACGTACGGCTTGCTTACATTATTAAAGGACCTTCTGCAGTATCTGGAGAATGATGACCAGAGGTGGTTGTACTTTCTCACACTTTTTACATTGCCTCACTGGGAATCTCCTAGAGGTGTAAAGGAGAATTTGGGACTGTTTTTTCAACATTACTAGTTCAATTCAAAGGCTAACCTTCAGTGTTTCTATTTTTCTTACTGATTTGATGACTTACATTAGTAATCTCTGCTAAAGTAATGTCTTCAGGAATTTTACCTGTGACTTACTACTTTAATTCTAATTTGCTTGTAGTATTGAGGtagaaattaaaaccaaaaccTTGTTCAGATAGCATAGGTTCccgtgggccagattctgatctctgttgcaccagtgcaaattgtGAAGCTTGTGATGTTACCccagatttacactgatataactgaaatcagaattctGCTCAGCGCCTAAGAAATCCACCAGAGGCTTAGGGACCATGCTTTCTTTGCTAGTTTGTGATGATGTGAGTTCTTCTAGATTCCTAATACCAATAAAAGATTCCAGTGTTTGTCCTTAG
The nucleotide sequence above comes from Natator depressus isolate rNatDep1 chromosome 10, rNatDep2.hap1, whole genome shotgun sequence. Encoded proteins:
- the PYGO1 gene encoding pygopus homolog 1 — its product is MSAEQEKDPIALKRSRGGDSGLDGLGGPGVQLGSPDKKKRKSNTQGSSFPPPSEYAPPPNPSSDHLVAANPFDDNYNTVSYKPLSSGSPYFSNPGYPGFGGYNTFRMPPHMLPRMSSPYGGSYTLRNQPHPLPQNPVGMGFNRPHAFNFGPQDNTGFGNQPSYNSGQMSQNINMPSQYFRPNPGENFGHIPPQNTSQIPHPDMTSNFGPASNPNFNSQLDSNHSFVPPPNTYNQTKPSAQKQDFSQGAGKTSSQNTATHQHHHRTDDIMNQGSADLKNVNRNSVVNQESNHSHNADNTNSSHANGTQSKSRQPRVTAEGCNSEKSSKTSLHPSRHGHSSSEPVYPCGICTHEVNDDQDAILCEASCQKWFHRICTGMTESAYGLLTAEASAVWGCDTCMAEKDVQLMRTRETAGPPALNTDG